A stretch of the Actinotalea sp. JY-7876 genome encodes the following:
- a CDS encoding thioredoxin domain-containing protein, whose amino-acid sequence MPNRLAASTSPYLQQHRDNPVDWYEWGAEAFAAARERDVPLLISVGYAACHWCHVMAHESFEDATTAAFMNQHFVCIKVDREERPDVDAIYMEATQAMTGHGGWPMTVVATPDGDPFFCGTYFPPRPVSGMPSFPQVLASLAAAWTTRRGEVDQSASGIREALGAQVRGELPAAGVLDEALLADVASTLRRSYDAARGGFGGAPKFPPSMLLEWLLRRAARTGEPEALAMASSTLEAMARGGMYDQLGGGFARYSVDAGWVVPHFEKMLYDNALLLRVYAHWWRLTRSPLAHRVVTETADWLLRELRTPEGGFASALDADSVPAGDPDGHPHEGAFYVWTPEQLVEVLGDDDAAWAAGTFDVTAAGTFEEGASVLQLLRDPTDADGAPDPERWADVRRRLAEAREARPRPARDDKVIAAWNGLAIAALADAGALLERADWVDAAVGAAALLERHVTRDGDVVRLARASRDGVVGAAAGVLEDYADVAEGLLALYSATGDEAYVVRAGELLDEVLARFSEAGAAAGGGTGFYDTAVDETDAVLARIRRPRDVADGPTPSGQAAAAGALVTYAALTGSLRHREAAEGALTEPLLVARRYPRAAGWALATAEALLDGPREVAVVGDPADPATRELVRAAVSSPAPGAVLAFGPPRESASTDDAATRHRVGLLDDRPLVAGRPTAYVCRGFVCERPTTDPTDLARQLAS is encoded by the coding sequence ATGCCCAACCGCCTCGCCGCCAGCACGAGCCCGTACCTGCAGCAGCACCGCGACAACCCGGTCGACTGGTACGAGTGGGGGGCCGAGGCGTTCGCCGCCGCCCGCGAGCGCGACGTCCCGCTCCTGATCTCGGTCGGGTACGCGGCGTGCCACTGGTGCCACGTGATGGCGCACGAGTCCTTCGAGGACGCGACCACCGCGGCGTTCATGAACCAGCACTTCGTCTGCATCAAGGTGGACCGCGAGGAGCGGCCCGACGTCGACGCCATCTACATGGAGGCGACGCAGGCCATGACGGGCCACGGCGGCTGGCCGATGACCGTCGTCGCGACGCCCGACGGCGACCCCTTCTTCTGCGGCACCTACTTCCCGCCGCGCCCGGTGAGCGGCATGCCGTCGTTCCCGCAGGTGCTGGCGAGCCTCGCGGCCGCGTGGACGACGCGCCGCGGCGAGGTCGACCAGAGCGCGTCCGGCATCCGGGAGGCGCTCGGCGCGCAGGTCCGCGGCGAGCTGCCGGCGGCCGGCGTGCTCGACGAGGCGCTCCTGGCCGACGTCGCGTCCACGCTGCGCCGCTCGTACGACGCCGCCCGGGGCGGGTTCGGCGGGGCGCCCAAGTTCCCGCCGTCGATGCTGCTCGAGTGGCTGCTGCGGCGCGCCGCCCGCACGGGCGAGCCGGAAGCGCTCGCCATGGCGAGCAGCACCCTCGAGGCGATGGCCCGCGGAGGCATGTACGACCAGCTCGGCGGCGGCTTCGCGCGGTACTCGGTCGACGCCGGCTGGGTGGTCCCCCACTTCGAGAAGATGCTCTACGACAACGCGCTCCTGCTGCGCGTCTACGCCCACTGGTGGCGGCTCACACGCTCGCCCCTCGCCCACCGCGTGGTCACCGAGACGGCGGACTGGCTGCTGCGCGAGCTCCGCACGCCCGAGGGCGGCTTCGCCTCGGCGCTCGACGCCGACTCCGTGCCCGCGGGCGACCCCGACGGCCACCCGCACGAGGGCGCCTTCTACGTCTGGACCCCCGAGCAGCTCGTCGAGGTGCTCGGCGACGACGACGCCGCCTGGGCGGCGGGGACCTTCGACGTCACCGCGGCAGGCACCTTCGAGGAGGGCGCCTCGGTGCTCCAGCTGCTGCGTGACCCGACGGACGCGGACGGAGCACCCGACCCCGAGCGGTGGGCCGACGTGCGGCGCCGGCTCGCCGAGGCCCGCGAGGCGCGACCGCGGCCGGCACGCGACGACAAGGTCATCGCCGCCTGGAACGGGCTCGCGATCGCGGCCCTGGCCGACGCCGGTGCGCTCCTCGAGCGGGCCGACTGGGTCGACGCCGCGGTCGGTGCCGCGGCGCTGCTGGAACGCCACGTGACGCGCGACGGCGACGTCGTGCGCCTGGCGCGGGCGAGCCGCGACGGCGTCGTCGGCGCCGCGGCGGGCGTGCTCGAGGACTACGCCGACGTCGCGGAGGGCCTGCTGGCGCTGTACTCGGCGACGGGCGACGAGGCCTACGTCGTGCGCGCGGGCGAGCTGCTGGACGAGGTGCTCGCGCGGTTCTCGGAGGCGGGTGCTGCCGCCGGTGGCGGCACCGGCTTCTACGACACCGCGGTCGACGAGACCGACGCGGTCCTCGCCCGCATCCGCCGGCCGCGCGACGTCGCCGACGGCCCGACGCCGTCCGGCCAGGCGGCCGCCGCGGGCGCGCTCGTGACCTATGCCGCCCTGACCGGCTCGTTGCGCCACCGCGAGGCCGCCGAGGGCGCGCTGACCGAGCCGCTGCTGGTCGCACGCCGCTACCCGCGTGCGGCCGGATGGGCGCTCGCGACCGCCGAGGCGCTGCTCGACGGGCCCCGCGAGGTCGCCGTCGTCGGCGACCCGGCGGACCCCGCGACGCGCGAGCTGGTCCGCGCCGCGGTCTCGAGCCCGGCGCCGGGCGCCGTCCTGGCGTTCGGCCCGCCGAGGGAGTCGGCGTCAACGGACGACGCGGCGACCCGGCACCGGGTCGGGCTGCTCGACGACCGCCCGCTGGTCGCGGGTCGACCGACGGCCTACGTCTGCCGCGGCTTCGTGTGCGAGCGCCCCACCACGGACCCCACCGACCTCGCCCGCCAGCTCGCCTCCTGA
- a CDS encoding carbohydrate ABC transporter permease — protein MSVNVGAAGSADATRVESLGLAAVVQETGGLPPQRRPRLTVGRVLVLAALGVATLIFVYPFVWLLSASFKPRGEVFDNKLIPDTFTVENYLNVWQEAPMALWLLNTVIVTVLAAVTVTISSAMVAWGFSYFRFRGREALFGLVLATMMLPGAVTMIPTFLIWNSLGQVGTLTPLWAGNLFGSAFYIFLMRQFFQGLPRDPFEAATLDGANNWTLFWKIALPLTRPAVVVTLLFELQAAWTDLMRPLIYLRDSSTFTIPRGLKSLVDQYGFGGEWHWEIIVTASVITTVPMIIIFFLGQRHFIEGIATTGAKG, from the coding sequence GTGAGCGTCAACGTGGGCGCCGCGGGGTCCGCGGACGCGACGCGCGTCGAGAGCCTGGGCCTCGCCGCCGTCGTGCAGGAGACGGGCGGGCTGCCGCCGCAGCGGCGACCGCGGCTGACAGTCGGACGGGTGCTGGTGCTCGCCGCGCTCGGGGTCGCCACGCTGATCTTCGTCTACCCGTTCGTGTGGTTGCTCAGCGCGTCCTTCAAGCCGCGCGGCGAGGTGTTCGACAACAAGCTCATCCCGGACACGTTCACGGTCGAGAACTACCTGAACGTGTGGCAGGAGGCGCCGATGGCGCTCTGGCTGCTCAACACGGTGATCGTGACGGTGCTCGCGGCCGTCACGGTGACGATCTCGAGCGCGATGGTCGCCTGGGGGTTCTCGTACTTCCGGTTCCGGGGGCGGGAGGCGCTCTTCGGCCTCGTGCTGGCGACGATGATGCTGCCGGGTGCCGTGACGATGATCCCGACGTTCCTCATCTGGAACTCGCTCGGGCAGGTGGGGACGCTGACGCCGCTGTGGGCGGGCAACCTCTTCGGGTCCGCGTTCTACATCTTCCTCATGCGGCAGTTCTTCCAGGGCCTGCCGCGGGACCCGTTCGAGGCGGCGACGCTCGACGGCGCCAACAACTGGACGCTGTTCTGGAAGATCGCCCTGCCGCTGACGCGACCCGCCGTCGTGGTGACGCTGCTGTTCGAGCTCCAGGCGGCATGGACGGACCTCATGCGGCCGCTCATCTACCTGCGGGACTCGAGCACGTTCACGATCCCGCGCGGGCTCAAGTCGCTCGTGGACCAGTACGGGTTCGGCGGCGAGTGGCACTGGGAGATCATCGTCACGGCCAGCGTCATCACGACGGTGCCGATGATCATCATCTTCTTCCTCGGCCAGCGTCACTTCATCGAGGGCATCGCCACCACCGGCGCCAAGGGCTGA
- a CDS encoding FAD-dependent oxidoreductase: MQQRVVVVGGGYGGVAVASALQDDAEVTLVEPKDAFVHAVATLRAAVDPAWQDRVFFGYDTLLRRGRVVRDWARLVSPGVVHLSRSASLEADHVVLATGTGYPFPAKFLEDDTVVARARLERMREGLRQCERVMLIGAGPVGLELAGELTSAFPDLRVSIVEQEDDILPLGQYLPELRDAVRAQLAERRIDLVLGAPLGYLPPFDVGTYAPFTVETTEGEAVTAQMWFRCYGSRPMTGYLDTALADLRHYDGTLPVTEHLQVRGQDAVWAVGDITDVRESKRATAARDHAAVVVANIRDAIAGRAPSATYTAAPERIVLPLGPDGGASQVEQDGRRVILGPEETSRIKGADLFSGATAELFTGGTPHDRGE, encoded by the coding sequence ATGCAGCAGCGGGTGGTCGTCGTCGGTGGCGGGTACGGCGGGGTGGCGGTGGCGTCCGCGCTCCAGGACGACGCCGAGGTGACCCTCGTCGAACCGAAGGACGCCTTCGTCCACGCGGTCGCCACGCTCCGGGCCGCCGTCGACCCGGCCTGGCAGGACCGCGTGTTCTTCGGCTACGACACCCTGCTGCGGCGGGGACGCGTCGTGCGCGACTGGGCCCGGCTCGTCTCGCCCGGCGTGGTGCACCTGTCGCGCTCCGCCTCGCTCGAGGCGGACCACGTCGTCCTGGCCACCGGCACCGGCTACCCGTTCCCGGCCAAGTTCCTCGAGGACGACACGGTCGTCGCGCGGGCTCGCCTGGAGCGGATGCGTGAGGGCCTGCGCCAGTGCGAGCGCGTCATGCTGATCGGCGCCGGCCCGGTCGGCCTCGAGCTCGCCGGCGAGCTGACCAGCGCGTTCCCGGACCTGCGCGTGTCGATCGTCGAGCAGGAGGACGACATCCTGCCGCTCGGTCAGTACCTGCCCGAGCTGCGCGACGCCGTCCGCGCACAGCTCGCGGAGCGCCGGATCGACCTCGTGCTCGGCGCCCCGCTGGGATACCTGCCCCCGTTCGACGTCGGCACCTACGCGCCCTTCACGGTCGAGACGACGGAGGGCGAGGCCGTGACCGCGCAGATGTGGTTCCGCTGCTACGGCTCGCGCCCGATGACCGGCTACCTCGACACCGCGCTCGCCGACTTGCGGCACTACGACGGCACGCTGCCGGTCACCGAGCACCTGCAGGTGCGCGGCCAGGACGCGGTGTGGGCGGTCGGCGACATCACCGACGTGCGCGAGTCCAAGCGTGCGACGGCGGCCCGCGACCACGCCGCCGTCGTCGTCGCGAACATCCGGGACGCGATCGCCGGCCGGGCCCCGAGCGCGACGTACACCGCGGCGCCGGAGCGCATCGTGCTGCCGCTGGGCCCCGACGGCGGCGCCTCGCAGGTCGAGCAGGACGGGCGTCGCGTGATCCTGGGCCCGGAGGAGACGAGCCGCATCAAGGGCGCCGACCTGTTCAGCGGCGCGACCGCAGAGCTCTTCACGGGCGGTACCCCCCATGACCGAGGGGAGTGA
- a CDS encoding extracellular solute-binding protein: MRSAAVRSVLLVATSAVALTACAQGTGATGESGGEDVAYDPDAELTGEMSVMGFGLVDEVAEVRHDLALEELGDGVDVSLVEGDLDIQQFLSAVAAGDPPGLVYANRDQIGTFASRGAIVPLDACVEGEGIDTSVFRETALEQVTFDGALYALPEFMQVQITMANGDLLEAAGLSVDDVNGSDWEAVTAATTALTQGSGGDLSVIGYDSKLPEFLPLWAKANGADLLSDDARSANLDDPKVVEALEFAVEVYDQQGGFGGVKAYRDAADFFGEGNQFATGVLGAMPMENWYVNVLNEVSADAPMVFDTFRGRDGEALAYSGGSAWAIPAGTEETQAAACRFIRVITATDSWLAAAQERADQRAESGQLFTGLLTGNAEADEQIRSELVPTDAPEPWATAVAAIYEANDHAVNLPANPADAEFKAAWQDAVNRVLNGQAEPAEALAQAQAEAQEALDEAWAEWDEDQG, encoded by the coding sequence ATGAGAAGCGCAGCAGTGCGGTCCGTCCTCCTGGTGGCGACGTCGGCCGTCGCGCTGACGGCCTGCGCGCAGGGCACGGGGGCCACCGGCGAGAGCGGCGGCGAGGACGTCGCCTACGACCCCGACGCGGAGCTCACCGGCGAGATGTCCGTGATGGGGTTCGGTCTGGTCGACGAGGTCGCGGAGGTCCGGCACGACCTCGCGCTCGAGGAGCTCGGCGACGGCGTGGACGTCTCGCTGGTCGAGGGTGACCTCGACATCCAGCAGTTCCTCTCGGCCGTGGCCGCGGGTGACCCGCCCGGCCTCGTCTACGCGAACCGCGACCAGATCGGCACGTTCGCCTCGCGCGGTGCGATCGTCCCGCTCGACGCATGCGTCGAGGGCGAGGGGATCGACACGTCCGTGTTCCGCGAGACCGCGCTCGAGCAGGTCACCTTCGACGGCGCGCTCTACGCCCTGCCGGAGTTCATGCAGGTCCAGATCACGATGGCGAACGGGGACCTGCTCGAGGCGGCCGGTCTGAGCGTCGACGACGTCAACGGCTCGGACTGGGAGGCGGTCACCGCCGCCACCACCGCGCTCACGCAGGGCTCCGGGGGCGACCTCAGCGTCATCGGCTACGACTCCAAGCTCCCGGAGTTCCTCCCGCTGTGGGCCAAGGCCAACGGCGCGGACCTCCTGTCGGACGACGCCCGCAGCGCGAACCTCGACGACCCGAAGGTGGTCGAGGCCCTCGAGTTCGCGGTCGAGGTCTACGACCAGCAGGGCGGCTTCGGCGGCGTCAAGGCCTACCGCGACGCGGCGGACTTCTTCGGCGAGGGCAACCAGTTCGCGACCGGCGTGCTGGGTGCCATGCCGATGGAGAACTGGTACGTCAACGTGCTCAACGAGGTCTCGGCCGACGCCCCCATGGTCTTCGACACCTTCCGCGGGCGCGACGGCGAGGCGCTCGCCTACTCCGGTGGCTCCGCGTGGGCGATCCCGGCGGGGACCGAGGAGACCCAGGCCGCCGCGTGCCGGTTCATCCGCGTCATCACGGCGACCGACTCCTGGCTCGCGGCCGCGCAGGAGCGCGCCGACCAGCGCGCCGAGTCCGGGCAGCTCTTCACCGGCCTGCTCACGGGCAACGCCGAGGCGGACGAGCAGATCCGCTCCGAGCTCGTGCCCACGGACGCGCCCGAGCCGTGGGCGACGGCCGTCGCCGCGATCTACGAGGCCAACGACCATGCCGTGAACCTCCCGGCGAACCCGGCGGACGCCGAGTTCAAGGCCGCGTGGCAGGACGCGGTCAACCGCGTGCTCAACGGCCAGGCGGAACCCGCGGAAGCCCTCGCCCAGGCGCAGGCCGAGGCGCAGGAGGCGCTCGACGAGGCGTGGGCGGAGTGGGACGAGGACCAGGGCTGA
- a CDS encoding APC family permease, with amino-acid sequence MSTHSTTPGSSGAEASPSGSHARWPHVRADGTHAPSAEHVKAHPYGTPGARIPPEHTGPAIGAPAASATVAMSVGQLAMLTVVVVASLRSLPAMSLYGLGSVTLFIIPAIVFLVPTALVAAELATGWKGGVFTWVREAFGDRTGFVAIWLQWIQNVVWYPTQIAFIAASLSFVIGDQGLSNNGLYTAAVILILYWGSTLITLAGGNLFAKVGSWSGILGTLFPAVLLIAFGAIWLATGEKSDTSLEASAVIPPWTGIASIVLIVSNVLAYAGMEVNAVHANDLKNPGKGFPRSIAFATLLILLVFILPTIAISLAVPKSELGLTNGINLAFKEFFDHWGIAWGTPAISLLIALGAFASVVTWIAGPSRGLLAAARTGLLPPALQRRNKAGVQVGILGVQGAIVTLLALLFVLVPSGNTAFIALVDMAAALYLIMYILMFAAAIRLRKTKPDVVRTYRTPAMTFVAGVGLVACVTAFVLAFVRPSGFTGLSESAYPLVVAGVVVVLGGPPLLFYALRRPSWDRRTPEERASADIVLVNPLPSSGTGTSGTAGTAGTAGTAGTGGAPPPQPGTASG; translated from the coding sequence ATGTCCACGCACAGCACCACACCAGGATCGAGCGGGGCCGAGGCGAGTCCTTCGGGCTCCCACGCCCGGTGGCCCCACGTCAGGGCGGACGGCACCCACGCGCCGTCGGCCGAGCACGTCAAGGCGCACCCGTATGGCACGCCCGGCGCACGCATCCCGCCGGAGCACACCGGCCCGGCGATCGGGGCGCCGGCCGCGAGCGCGACCGTCGCCATGTCGGTCGGGCAGCTGGCGATGCTCACCGTCGTCGTCGTGGCCTCGTTGCGGTCGCTGCCCGCGATGTCGCTGTACGGGCTCGGCTCGGTGACGCTGTTCATCATCCCGGCGATCGTGTTCCTCGTGCCGACGGCGCTCGTCGCGGCCGAGCTCGCGACGGGCTGGAAGGGCGGCGTCTTCACCTGGGTCCGCGAGGCGTTCGGTGACCGCACCGGGTTCGTGGCGATCTGGCTGCAGTGGATCCAGAACGTCGTGTGGTACCCGACGCAGATCGCGTTCATCGCGGCGAGCCTGTCGTTCGTCATCGGCGACCAGGGGCTGTCGAACAACGGCCTCTACACCGCGGCCGTCATCCTCATCCTGTACTGGGGCTCCACGCTGATCACCCTGGCGGGCGGCAACCTGTTCGCCAAGGTCGGCTCGTGGAGCGGCATCCTCGGCACGCTGTTCCCCGCGGTGCTCCTCATCGCGTTCGGCGCGATCTGGCTGGCGACCGGGGAGAAGTCGGACACGTCGCTCGAGGCGTCGGCCGTCATCCCGCCGTGGACGGGCATCGCGTCGATCGTGCTGATCGTCTCGAACGTCCTGGCCTACGCGGGCATGGAGGTCAACGCCGTGCACGCCAACGACCTGAAGAACCCCGGCAAGGGGTTCCCGCGGTCGATCGCGTTCGCGACGCTCCTCATCCTGCTGGTGTTCATCCTGCCCACCATCGCGATCAGCCTCGCGGTGCCGAAGAGCGAGCTGGGCCTGACCAACGGGATCAACCTGGCGTTCAAGGAGTTCTTCGACCACTGGGGCATCGCGTGGGGGACGCCGGCGATCTCGCTGCTCATCGCGCTCGGCGCCTTCGCCTCCGTGGTGACGTGGATCGCCGGGCCGTCGCGCGGTCTGCTCGCCGCCGCCCGGACGGGCCTGCTGCCGCCTGCGCTGCAGCGCCGCAACAAGGCCGGGGTCCAGGTCGGCATCCTGGGCGTGCAGGGCGCGATCGTGACGCTGCTCGCGCTGCTCTTCGTGCTGGTGCCGAGCGGCAACACGGCGTTCATCGCCCTGGTGGACATGGCCGCCGCGCTCTACCTGATCATGTACATCCTCATGTTCGCGGCGGCGATCCGGCTGCGCAAGACCAAGCCGGACGTGGTCAGGACGTACCGGACGCCGGCGATGACGTTCGTCGCCGGGGTCGGGCTGGTCGCGTGCGTGACGGCCTTCGTGCTCGCCTTCGTCCGGCCGTCCGGGTTCACGGGCCTGTCCGAGAGCGCCTACCCGCTGGTCGTGGCCGGGGTCGTCGTCGTCCTCGGCGGGCCACCGCTGCTGTTCTACGCGCTCCGGCGCCCGTCGTGGGACCGCCGGACGCCCGAGGAGCGGGCGAGCGCGGACATCGTGCTGGTCAACCCGCTGCCGTCCTCGGGCACCGGGACCAGCGGCACAGCAGGGACCGCCGGCACAGCCGGGACGGCCGGGACCGGCGGCGCTCCTCCCCCGCAGCCGGGGACGGCGTCCGGCTGA
- a CDS encoding DUF6480 family protein has protein sequence MSSPSTDPQPEQTPGLEPGGGVMPGDTPPGESSTTGGVKRMQPDLPSAGANKAVYAVILGLTLLGVLTFIGYAVGLIG, from the coding sequence ATGAGCAGCCCCAGCACCGACCCGCAGCCGGAGCAGACCCCGGGCCTCGAGCCCGGCGGCGGCGTGATGCCGGGCGACACGCCGCCCGGGGAGTCGTCGACCACGGGCGGCGTCAAGCGCATGCAGCCCGACCTTCCGAGCGCCGGCGCCAACAAGGCCGTCTACGCGGTGATCCTCGGCCTCACGCTCCTGGGCGTCCTGACCTTCATCGGGTACGCCGTCGGCCTGATCGGCTGA
- a CDS encoding carbohydrate ABC transporter permease gives MTATTSSPAAAEGRGRSAGRPAERPGQRRTRHRELRGALLFLSPWIVGFLVFTLWPVLYSGYLSLTDYDVLTDPEFVGLENYERMAQDDDVRLALWNTFYYTVLHVPLLVILSLALALLLNQAGRSAGFFRTAFFLPKMTPPVAVGVLLLLLFNGQGGLVNEVLGWFGIDGPNWTTDPAWVKPGIVLMSLWAIGSSVIILLAALRSVPQELYDSARVDGAGFWQRTLRITLPMISGPIFFIVVVNTIASFQTFTEAYTAFFGSGNTTYSNDAALFYVIYLFRQAFEFLDMGYASALAWLLFVIILLVTLVQLRVSRRFVFYEGEDR, from the coding sequence ATGACCGCGACGACGTCGTCGCCGGCCGCGGCCGAGGGCCGCGGCCGGAGCGCGGGCCGCCCGGCGGAGCGGCCCGGCCAGCGCCGGACCCGGCACCGGGAGCTGCGCGGTGCCCTGCTGTTCCTCAGTCCGTGGATCGTCGGCTTCCTGGTCTTCACGCTCTGGCCCGTGCTCTACAGCGGCTACCTGTCGCTCACGGACTACGACGTCCTGACCGACCCCGAGTTCGTCGGGCTCGAGAACTACGAGCGCATGGCGCAGGACGACGACGTGCGCCTCGCCCTGTGGAACACCTTCTACTACACGGTGCTGCACGTGCCCCTGCTGGTGATCCTGTCGCTCGCGCTCGCCCTGCTGCTCAACCAGGCGGGGCGCTCGGCGGGGTTCTTCCGCACGGCCTTCTTCCTGCCCAAGATGACCCCGCCGGTCGCCGTCGGCGTGCTGCTCCTGCTGCTGTTCAACGGGCAGGGCGGCCTGGTCAACGAGGTGCTCGGCTGGTTCGGGATCGACGGCCCGAACTGGACGACCGACCCGGCGTGGGTCAAGCCCGGCATCGTCCTCATGAGCCTGTGGGCCATCGGCTCGTCGGTGATCATCCTGCTCGCGGCGCTGCGCAGCGTGCCGCAGGAGCTCTACGACTCGGCCCGGGTCGACGGCGCCGGCTTCTGGCAGCGGACCCTGCGGATCACGCTGCCGATGATCAGCGGCCCGATCTTCTTCATCGTCGTCGTCAACACCATCGCGAGCTTCCAGACGTTCACCGAGGCGTACACCGCGTTCTTCGGGTCGGGGAACACGACCTACAGCAACGACGCCGCCCTGTTCTACGTCATCTACCTGTTCCGGCAGGCGTTCGAGTTCCTCGACATGGGGTACGCGTCGGCGCTCGCGTGGCTGCTCTTCGTGATCATCCTGCTCGTCACGCTGGTCCAGCTGCGGGTGTCCAGGCGGTTCGTCTTCTACGAGGGGGAGGACCGGTGA